One window of the Funiculus sociatus GB2-C1 genome contains the following:
- a CDS encoding glycosyltransferase family 39 protein, producing the protein MRNLSLPKTWFGFFLILVLVLGVFFRFVNLDKKVYWHDEAYTSLRISGYTSAEVNQQLFNGQVIGIEDLQKYQRPNSEKGLIDTIKALAIDDAQHPPLYYILVRFWVQLFGNSVAVTRSLSVLFSLLVFPCVYWLCLELFESPLVGWIAIALIAVSPFHVLYAQEAREYSLWTVTILLSSATLLRALRLTTEDGNKTYHIRAWGIYAATLALSIYTFPFSVFVGIGHGIYVIVIEGFRFTKTVAAFVLASLTAVLLFSPWLVIAIATWSETGANWTAVPIPLIAWLKTWGIHINRAFILTQGDFGFDTLLTYLTLPIFLILVSYSIYFICKNTKKEVWLFVLTLMGTLTLALVLPDLILGGQRSTSSRYIVPFYLGIQLSIAYLLATGVTSARFLEQKFWQIVMAALIWAGVVSCAINSQAETAWNKVVSYHNYQVSEIVNEAKAPLLITNSFGINFGNSLALSYLLEEKVRLMVVPGNKQPDFMNIPNIPQGFSDVFLLNLSEQFQEKIKKESNFKIEPLYNDNFLWLSKLVKP; encoded by the coding sequence ATGCGAAATTTGAGCCTGCCTAAGACTTGGTTTGGTTTTTTTCTTATCCTCGTGTTGGTACTCGGCGTTTTTTTTCGCTTTGTTAATCTGGACAAAAAAGTTTATTGGCACGATGAAGCTTATACTTCATTGCGAATTTCTGGCTATACCAGTGCAGAAGTGAATCAGCAACTCTTTAATGGTCAAGTAATTGGCATCGAAGATTTACAAAAGTATCAGCGCCCTAATTCTGAAAAAGGCTTAATTGATACTATTAAAGCTTTGGCAATCGATGATGCTCAACATCCGCCACTTTATTACATATTAGTAAGATTTTGGGTGCAGTTGTTTGGTAATTCGGTAGCAGTCACGAGAAGCTTGTCGGTGCTGTTTAGCTTGCTGGTATTCCCTTGTGTCTATTGGCTATGCCTAGAATTATTTGAGTCGCCGCTAGTGGGATGGATAGCGATCGCTCTAATTGCTGTCTCACCTTTCCATGTTTTGTACGCCCAGGAAGCGCGGGAATATAGCCTATGGACCGTGACTATTTTGTTATCAAGTGCTACATTGCTGCGAGCTTTGCGACTAACCACAGAAGATGGAAATAAAACTTACCATATTCGGGCATGGGGAATTTATGCCGCAACTTTAGCATTAAGTATCTATACATTCCCATTTTCTGTATTTGTGGGAATCGGACATGGAATTTATGTAATTGTAATTGAAGGCTTCCGCTTTACTAAAACAGTAGCTGCCTTCGTACTAGCATCCCTAACGGCGGTGCTATTGTTTTCTCCGTGGTTGGTAATTGCGATCGCTACTTGGTCGGAAACAGGAGCAAACTGGACGGCTGTACCCATTCCCTTAATAGCTTGGCTAAAAACGTGGGGAATTCACATTAATCGTGCTTTTATTTTAACCCAAGGCGACTTTGGCTTTGATACTCTATTAACCTATTTAACCTTACCTATTTTTTTAATTTTGGTTAGCTACTCAATTTATTTTATCTGCAAAAATACCAAAAAGGAAGTTTGGTTATTTGTCCTAACTTTGATGGGAACCTTAACTTTAGCTTTAGTGCTTCCGGATTTAATTTTAGGAGGACAACGCTCAACTTCTAGTCGGTATATAGTCCCTTTTTATTTGGGTATTCAGCTATCAATTGCTTATCTACTTGCCACTGGGGTTACATCAGCTAGATTTTTAGAACAAAAATTTTGGCAGATAGTGATGGCTGCACTGATTTGGGCAGGTGTTGTTTCTTGTGCAATTAATTCTCAAGCTGAGACGGCTTGGAATAAAGTAGTTAGCTATCACAATTATCAAGTTTCAGAAATAGTCAATGAAGCAAAGGCTCCTCTTTTAATTACGAATTCTTTTGGGATTAATTTCGGTAATTCCCTAGCTCTTAGCTATCTATTGGAGGAAAAAGTACGCCTTATGGTAGTTCCTGGTAATAAACAGCCAGACTTTATGAATATTCCTAATATTCCTCAAGGTTTTAGCGATGTGTTTTTATTAAATCTTTCGGAGCAATTTCAGGAGAAAATCAAGAAAGAGTCAAATTTTAAAATAGAGCCTCTTTACAATGACAATTTTCTCTGGCTCTCAAAACTGGTAAAACCCTAA